One Novipirellula galeiformis genomic window, GTGATGTCGTCTCGCGGCATCAAAACGGCGCATCAAAAAGCTTCGGGGTTGATGCCCAGCGGCACGCGCGTGACGTCGTATGACTTCAAACGTCCCGAACGCGTCGGCAAAGACCAGATGCGGGCGATGCATTCGTTGCACGAGGCACTGGCCCGCAACTACGGCGCGTCGATGTCCGGTTTGCTGCGAACGATGATCGAAGTCAAATTGCAAAGCGTTGATCAATTGACGTATAGCGAATTCGTCTTCAGTCTCGATAACCCGAGTTGCTTCAGCGTGCTGAAGCCGAACCCGCTCGAAGGTCACTGGATTCTCGATGTCGCTCCGACGCTGTCGTATGCGGTCATCGACCGCATGTTGGGCGGAGACCCCAAACCGGGCGAGGCGATCCGTCGTCCTTTGACCGAGATCGAAACTCGCTTGATCCGCCGCATCGTCGACCTGTTTCTGACGCAATTGACCGCCGCCTGGGAGAACATCGTCGGGCTGGATCTCGAGATCGACCGGATGGAAAGCAATCCGCAATTGGTGCAAATCGTTCCCCCGAATGAAGTCATCATCTTGGTTGGATTCGAGGTCTTGCTGGGCAAAAATCGCGGCATGATGAATCTGTGCATTCCCTTTAATACGATTGAGGGATTCAACTCACAATTATCACGAAACGGTTGGGTCGGTTACGGCAAAGGAAAGCCGACCGAAAGGACACGCGAACGCATCTCAACCAACATCGAAAGCGCCCCGGTGGATGTGGTTGTCACATTAGCAAAGTCGAAAATTCGAACCAGAGATTTACTCGAATTGTCAGTAGGCGACGTGATCACGACCGAGAAAGAGGTCAGCGCCCCGCTCGAACTCTCGATTCAAGACGTCCCCAAGTTCAACGCGCGAGCCGGTGCTTTTAAAGGTAAAAAAGCGGTCCGCATCGAATCGATCCTGGAATCCAAACGCTTGCCCCCGGATGAAGAACCGGCCTAGTGCGTGGAGCGTCGACCGATCGCAACGAGATTCCCCCCCGCTGCGATAACTCACCCCCGCTGCGATGCGGTTGGCAATGTCGCTTTTCAATAACGCGAGACTGGAAGAGCGGCCGTTAAAAGAAGGTCAACTTGACCCCGGTCGCCACCATCACGACGACGAGGAAGACGAACACAAATCGGTTTCCTTTCTTGATCGCTAATTTGGCCCCCACGACGCCGCCACAGACATTGCCCACGGCCATCACAAGTCCGGGCAACCACTGGACCAAGCCGTAACTGACGAACACCAATGTGGCCGTCAGCGTGACGATGAAGGCGATCCAGTTTTTGATCGCGCTGGATGAGACTAAGTCGCCGGTATGGAGCAAGCTCATCGCAAGCATCAACAAGATCCCCAATCCGGCTTGGATAAACCCAACATAGATTCCGATGGCGAAAAACAATGGCAGGATTTTCCAGCTGATGTTTTCGGGCTGCGCATCGATCTGCGTCAATCGCTTGGGGTTCATGCATAACAGCACCGCCATCGCCAAGAACATCACTCCAAAGAGCGACTTGAACGTATCGCTGGGCAAGTAGATCGCCATCAACGCGCCCACAGGCACTCCCAACAGCGTGGGAATGGCTAAGCGAAAGGCGAGCGGTTGGTTGAAATGCCCGTGCCGCCGAAACGTGGCAACCGCCGCAGCGCTAGAGAAGAGAATGGCGACACGGTTGGTTCCGTTGGCAAGCTTGGGGTCCAAGCCGAATAGCATCAGGGCCGGAAGCGTTAGAAACGAGCCGCCACCAGCGATCGTGTTGATGATGCCCGCCAAAAAGCCCGCGACCATCAAAAGCAAATACCAGATCCATTCCATGTTTTGTCAATCGCGATCGTTTTCGAGTTAGCGGCTCGGCGCAAGCGATCCGGCGTTTATCAAACGAATTTACCCACTGCAGCCGGACGGCCCCGCGCCGTGTCGCTCACCGGCACAAGCCGAGCTCAAAACGACGCCAAGACCTTCTTCGCCGCATCGATGGTTTGATCGATCATCGCTTCGGTGTGCGTACGACTGAAAAAGAGAGATTCGAATTGGCTGCACGGCATATAAATGCCTTCGCCAATCATGCCCCAAAAGTATTTGCCAAACGCGGCTCGATCCGAGCGGTCGGCGTCAGCCCAATTCATCACCGGATCGGGGTTAAAGAACAACGTCACCATGCTACCGACATGTTGCACTTGATGGGGCACTCCGGCATCGGCCGCCGCGGCAGCAAGCCCTTCGGCGAGTCGGTCGCCCAGGCGGTCCAACGACTCGTAAGGCGAGTCTTGTTTCAAAATCTTCAGCGTGGTGCTGCCGGCTGCCACCGCGACGGGATTTCCGCTAAGCGTGCCGGCTTGGAAGACCTTACCCGCAGGCAAGACTTGATCCATGATCTCGGCACGACCTCCGTAGGCCGCCAGCGGCATGCCGCCGCCGACGATTTTGCCCAGCGTGGTCATGTCCGGGGTGACTCCGAATCGCTCTTGCGCCCCACCATAGGCCAAACGAAAGCCGGTCATGACTTCATCAAAAATCAAGATGGTGCCAGCTTGCTCGGTCAAGGACCGTAGCGAATTTAAAAACTCCGAGGTTGGAATCACCAACCCCATGTTGCCCACGACCGGCTCCAGAATCACTGCGGCAATCTTTTGGTCGTGCTTGGCAAACGCATCGGCCAACGCTTGCGGATCGTTGTAGGGAAGCACGATGGTATCGCCGCCCGCACCGGCCGTCACGCCCGGCGAATCGGGAACACCAAGCGTGGCCGCCGCGCTGCCTGCGGCCACCAATAAACTATCGACATGGCCGTGATAGTTGCCCGAAAACTTGATCACTTTGTCGCGTCCCGTCGCCCCGCGAGCGACACGAATCGCACTCATCGTCGCCTCGGTGCCGCTGTTGACCAAACGCACCCGCTCGATTGAGGGGACGGCGTCGATGATCTGCTCGGCGAGCTCGGATTCCGCTTCGGTCGGCGCCCCGTAACTACTTCCCCGCCCGACCGCGCGGACGACCGCTTCGACCACTTCGGGGCACGCATGGCCTAGAATCATCGGCCCCCACGATCCGATGAAATCGAGAAATTGACGCCCATCGATGTCGAAAATGTACGGCCCTTGGGCACGATCGATGAACAACGGCGAACCGCCGACCGCTCCAAACGCACGCGCCGGGCTGTTCACCCCTCCAGGAATCAGCGCACGAGCACGATCGAACGCGGCAAGACTTTTGGGACCAATCGAATGATCAATCGTTTTTGATGTCACGGCAAAGCGGAGGGGGAAATGGGGGAATGAAAACGAGACCTGTAGGGAGACAATCCCCGTAGATTACCTGAAAATCGCCATTGGCTTTAGCCGGGGTGTCGAAAGTCATGCTTTCGCTAGACGAAGCACCCCATCGCAACACCACGCTCGCGCTCAACCGCGGTGTGCCCTAGGAGAGCAGCCCCAGGAAGAAGTTGAGCGAGAGGGGGGGCGGAGGGCGGGGCGACGGAAAGATTAACGACGAGGATAGCCGAGTGCTAATGGGGCAAGCTACACAACTCGATCCAGTGACCATCGGGATCCTGCACAAACGTTTGCAAGGCTCCATCGGGGCGAGTTTGGCGCGGCATTCGCGTTGCTTCGAACTTGTCTAACTGCGTTTCCCATTCGTCCAAGGAGTCCACCTGAAGTGCAAAGTGGCCTCCCCGATGATGCGAATGAACCGGGGTGCGTCGATCCCCAATCAAATGAAGTTCTTGGCGCTCACCGAGCTGAAACCAAGCGCCCGGAAAATCAAACGCAGGCCGATCGAGTTGGGGCAAACGCATCGCATCGCGGTAGAACGCAATGCTTTCTTGGACGTCCGCAACGTGGATGGCGATATGATTAAGCTCAATAACTCGCATGCTGGGAATCCTTGGCAAAGGGACAACGATCTTCAGAAGACGAACCGGTTTGCCCCCCGCTTACTGTATCGCAATCAGTTCACTCGGTAAATCATTTGATCGGGCGCGATCACAATCATGTATTCATTGTGACCATCGACCATGGTCACCTGCTTTGTCACCCCCATCCCCATGGGCTCTCCACGCATGCCCAAGGAGTGGAGCGAAATTTCGTGATCGCCGACGGGCAACTCGACCCGCAACACTTGAATTTCACGTGGAAGCAGCCCCCAACAACGCGTGTCGGCGTTCTCGACGCTGCCCCACGCCGAGGCCACAGCGAATTGGAAGAGCGATCCAGCCGCTCCGCTCAAACCCAACTGATTCCCTGTCATGGCGACCGTGGTTTCTTTGGTCGCACGACGAATGACCGCCCGCGCGATCGTCCACGGCATCTCCGCAGCGACCTGACGCTTGGCCAATTCGGCAACGTCCGTCAAGGTTTGCGTGACGCCGATGCCTACCCCACCTGAGCGCACTCCAACCGCGACCGCATTGGATGGCGGAATCATCACCTGAGGGACCTTTACCGTCGCGATGTTGGGCAGCGCCATCGCTCTCGATTCGCCCCCTTTTTCGTTGGCTTGGACATTGATCACCGCGGACGCGATTTGCATGGCGGAACTTGTCGTGGGTGCATCGACCTGCTCCAGCACGGGCCCACGCCCGACACATGCAATCACATACAACACCCCATGACCTGGGGCGCTGTGCGCTCCCACGCTGGCGCGAACCACGTCGGCATGAGCGGGTGCAAAATTGGGCTCGACCGAGGTGACTAGTTCATACGCGCGAACCGCGTCGTCGTAATCGTGATGCGTGGCCTCTCGCAACACGCCTCGCAAATAGGGAGCCAAGGCAATCGGTTGATACGTTTCACTGGCCGATGCCAAGCCTCGCTTGCCGGCCTCGTCGGCCAATTCGTTTTGCCGCATCGCCGCTTGAATCGCATAGCTTTCGGCGTCCTCGCCGCCCGTCGCCAATGAGCAAACCGCCAACATCGCGCGAATCATCACCTGTTCGTAGCCCGCCGGCTGGTACGCGCGTGCGGTGTCATCGGTGATGATGGCTGCGGTCTCATGAAGCGGTGCCACTTTGGGCAACGCGTCAAATTGGTCACGCAGCTTCCGCAGCCGAGCTTCGGCCGCCGCCGCATCTCCGCGAGCCAATTCGACCATCGCCAAATCGAGCGCGGCGGCATCGCCGAAACGACGGCGAGATTGGGCAAGTTCCGAGAACGTCGTGTGCGACTTGTCTAAATCGCCAGTGGCGAACGCATCGCGAGCGACATCGATCTTGCGCAGCGGTGCCGCACAACCGCTCAGCAGCAGCAGGATCAACATTGCTCCGATCGACCGATGCCGCTTCATTGTTTCCCGGTGATGATTTTGGGGGGAAGTATCGCCGTGATGATGGTTTCCCCGCGATTGACGGGCCTGCGGTTTTATGGGTAGGCAAAACGCAACAGCCCACATCCGCCCGTCATGCCTGCCCCCGTTGAGAGCACGAGCACGTGGAAGAGCCCGGGCACGTGGAGGGCTCGAGGTGGCAAAGGGTGCCGGGATCGGATCAACCGTCGCCTTGACCTAGACCGAAATTCCACCATTTTCCTGCTCGGGTTTTCGAATAACCTTTGCGGATTTTCGCCGACTCTTTCATAAAGTCGCCGGTGTGCAGATTCACCATTTCCAAGGTCAAGAGATAATCACGCTGGGTACTCTTGTTGCGATCGGTCGTACCGCTGGTCACGGTTGCGTACAACAGATAGTCGACGGGTGCCCCTTGGCGTCCCAGTGCCGCAGCGAATGCGCTGCGGTTTTCGGGCAGGAACAAGGCGTCCGGACGCAGTCGTGTTTCGACCAAGGCGGCGTCGACCATCCGTCGGCTGATGCAGCGGAACGTCTCGGCCGAATTGATTTGAGAATCGATCCGCTCGTACAACTGGTCTTTGAAATCAAGCATTTCTTCGGCGCTCTTGTTCTCGATCCCAATAAAGCAGACGGTTGCCGGTCCGGAGGCCAAGGCGGAGCCGACTTCGCTATTGAGCCCGATCGCGGAAGCCGCGTCAAAGGAAACCGGTTGGATTGCCGGCGGGCATCGCCCCAGCAGTTTCGCGACCGATTCATCGACCAAAGGGTTCCACGTCGCCGCCCCGGCGGTGTGGCTGCCTGCCATATCGATGTCGTTATCAGCCAGAATGTGGCCGTATTGGCCACTCGCACAGCCAGCGATGACCGCGATCAAACCGACCCCAAGCATGCTGAGTGAAAAGAGAGCAATTTTTGTCATTGGACGTCCATCCATTGAATCCACCACGTTTCGTGGCTCCGTCGATTTTTCGGCCCCTGCGGAATTTTGATCCCCAGTGACTTTAAAACGTGTGTTTAAATGCGATTTGTTTGATAGCGGCGAGGCTAAAAACGCGGCTCATTCTTCAAAAATAAAGATTTCTAGAAGAATTCCTGGCTCGAATGTTGCCAGTCGCCTTGTCGGTTTGATGTGAGGTATCAAAATGTGAGGCACATAGGCTATACCACTGCCCTTGGCCAAAACGATGCCTTTCGCTAATGGTACCGGCCCACTCCGATTGCATCGGTTATCCCACTGGGACCGCGTTGACAAATTAAGCTGGATCGAGAAACTCACGCGAGTCTTCCCGGACTTCCAAAGCAACGCAAATCCCCCCATGTGAACCTTCCCCGTCATTTGTGCTCCTCAGTTTGGCGGCGATCCGCACTAAATTTGATACCGAGCTAGCTTTCTTCAAGAATTTTCTGAGACCTTTCATCACTTATGTCTATCGCTTCCGAACAATTCGAATTGGCTCCACCGATCGTGACGTCGAACAACACCCGGGGGGCCGGTCCGCTTGGGGGCACGCATCTAGGCGACTTCGCCACAGCGGGTTCCGAATCATCCCTACCGTCCACGTGGGTGGGTGGATTGCAAACGGCGCCAGCCCGTTTGGTCAATCTGGATGACGAAGACGACGACCGGGACGATGATGACGACGAAGATTCCGGTTTTGGCTCGGATGACGATTCCGAAGGCGGTGGCGGCACCGACGATGGCTTCAACGACGGACTCGACGAAGACGACGAGGTCGATGAATTTGACGACATCGACGAAGATGATTTTGACGACGATTTCGACGACGATTTCGAGGAAGAACTCGAAGACGACTACGAAATCGAAATCGAAGACGAAATCAGTGCCGAGTTTGGCTTAAGCAGCGGCGACGGCAGCGAAGACGACGACCTCGAAGATTTTGATGATTTTGATGACGTCGACGAAGATCTAAACGACTAACGGCACAGCCTTTTTCGCTGTGTTTAGCGAGTGATGTAGCGGTGCGGGCTGAGCCGCCCGCTGTATCGGTGACGTTCCTTTATCCTGTGTTCGGCTGGCCCCACGCCGTACCGCTGCGAAATGAAGTCATCTCTGTGAACACCGGTGCTGCAAAGATCGCTGCAAATCGGATATGTTTTCGGCAATGCATGTCGTAGTCCAGCCAATCCGAGGCTGGCGTCCGAGAACCGTTGTCCTAGCGTCCAAAGCGATTGATGATGTCCGCTTCCGTGAGTCCCTTTCGTGCTCCACCGAGCAGCCCTAATTTCCCAAAACTTGAACTCGAAGTTTTGCAATTTTGGGATGATCACGACATCTACAAGCAATCGTTGGCCCAACGTGCCGGGGCACCGTCGTTCGTGTTCTACGAAGGACCACCGACCGCCAACGGGCTCCCTCATCCGGGTCACTGTCTGACTCGATCAATCAAGGACGTTTTTCCTCGCTATAAAACGATGCGTGGCTATCGTTGCGAACGCAAAGCGGGCTGGGATACCCACGGATTGCCGGTCGAAGTCGAAGTCGGCAAAGAACTGGGCATCCATAGCAAGGAAGAGATCGAAGCGTTCGGGGTCGAACCCTTCATCCAAAAATGCCAACAAAGCGTGTTTCGCTACATGCAACAGTGGCAAGACCTGACCCGCCGACTCGGTTTCTGGGTCGATCTCGAAAAGGCCTACGTCACCTACCACCAAAGCTATATCGAAAGCGTTTGGTGGAGTTTGAAGACACTCTTTGAGCGGGGGTTGTTGTACCAAGGCCACAAGATCGTGTGGTGGTGGGCCCAAGGCGGCACAGCGCTGTCCGCGGGCGAAGTCGGCCAGGGATATCG contains:
- the hemL gene encoding glutamate-1-semialdehyde 2,1-aminomutase, with protein sequence MTSKTIDHSIGPKSLAAFDRARALIPGGVNSPARAFGAVGGSPLFIDRAQGPYIFDIDGRQFLDFIGSWGPMILGHACPEVVEAVVRAVGRGSSYGAPTEAESELAEQIIDAVPSIERVRLVNSGTEATMSAIRVARGATGRDKVIKFSGNYHGHVDSLLVAAGSAAATLGVPDSPGVTAGAGGDTIVLPYNDPQALADAFAKHDQKIAAVILEPVVGNMGLVIPTSEFLNSLRSLTEQAGTILIFDEVMTGFRLAYGGAQERFGVTPDMTTLGKIVGGGMPLAAYGGRAEIMDQVLPAGKVFQAGTLSGNPVAVAAGSTTLKILKQDSPYESLDRLGDRLAEGLAAAAADAGVPHQVQHVGSMVTLFFNPDPVMNWADADRSDRAAFGKYFWGMIGEGIYMPCSQFESLFFSRTHTEAMIDQTIDAAKKVLASF
- a CDS encoding sulfite exporter TauE/SafE family protein — encoded protein: MEWIWYLLLMVAGFLAGIINTIAGGGSFLTLPALMLFGLDPKLANGTNRVAILFSSAAAVATFRRHGHFNQPLAFRLAIPTLLGVPVGALMAIYLPSDTFKSLFGVMFLAMAVLLCMNPKRLTQIDAQPENISWKILPLFFAIGIYVGFIQAGLGILLMLAMSLLHTGDLVSSSAIKNWIAFIVTLTATLVFVSYGLVQWLPGLVMAVGNVCGGVVGAKLAIKKGNRFVFVFLVVVMVATGVKLTFF
- a CDS encoding penicillin-binding protein activator LpoB; the protein is MTKIALFSLSMLGVGLIAVIAGCASGQYGHILADNDIDMAGSHTAGAATWNPLVDESVAKLLGRCPPAIQPVSFDAASAIGLNSEVGSALASGPATVCFIGIENKSAEEMLDFKDQLYERIDSQINSAETFRCISRRMVDAALVETRLRPDALFLPENRSAFAAALGRQGAPVDYLLYATVTSGTTDRNKSTQRDYLLTLEMVNLHTGDFMKESAKIRKGYSKTRAGKWWNFGLGQGDG
- the fliM gene encoding flagellar motor switch protein FliM, whose amino-acid sequence is MSDESLSQNQVESLLKAMESADAPTSKPSDTATSDGDVMSSRGIKTAHQKASGLMPSGTRVTSYDFKRPERVGKDQMRAMHSLHEALARNYGASMSGLLRTMIEVKLQSVDQLTYSEFVFSLDNPSCFSVLKPNPLEGHWILDVAPTLSYAVIDRMLGGDPKPGEAIRRPLTEIETRLIRRIVDLFLTQLTAAWENIVGLDLEIDRMESNPQLVQIVPPNEVIILVGFEVLLGKNRGMMNLCIPFNTIEGFNSQLSRNGWVGYGKGKPTERTRERISTNIESAPVDVVVTLAKSKIRTRDLLELSVGDVITTEKEVSAPLELSIQDVPKFNARAGAFKGKKAVRIESILESKRLPPDEEPA
- a CDS encoding VOC family protein, with the translated sequence MRVIELNHIAIHVADVQESIAFYRDAMRLPQLDRPAFDFPGAWFQLGERQELHLIGDRRTPVHSHHRGGHFALQVDSLDEWETQLDKFEATRMPRQTRPDGALQTFVQDPDGHWIELCSLPH